One segment of Paraburkholderia bonniea DNA contains the following:
- a CDS encoding amino acid aminotransferase: protein MSLFSAIELAPRDPILGLNEAFNADTRTTKVNLGVGVYTNEEGKIPLLRAVREAEKARVEAALPRGYLPIEGIAAYDAAVQKLLLGNDSPLLAAGQVVTAQAIGGTGALKIGADFLKRVNPNVKVAISDPSWENHRALFEGAGFEVVAYPYYDAKTSGVNFDAMLDALNSYAAGTIVVLHACCHNPTGVDLSAEQWQQVVAVVKARQLVPFLDIAYQGFGENVEADAAAVRLFAASGLNAFISSSFSKSFSLYGERVGALSIITGSKEETARVLSQLKRVIRTNYSNPPTHGGSVVAAVLGSPELRAMWDAELGEMRDRIRAMRHGLVARLQAAGVARDFSFVNAQRGMFSYSGLTAAQVDRLREEFGIYAVSTGRICVAALNTRNLDVVANAIAHVLK, encoded by the coding sequence ATGTCCCTTTTTTCCGCCATCGAACTTGCCCCCCGCGACCCAATCCTGGGTCTCAATGAAGCCTTCAACGCCGATACCCGCACGACCAAAGTGAATCTGGGAGTAGGTGTCTATACCAACGAAGAAGGCAAGATTCCGTTGCTGCGCGCCGTGCGCGAGGCGGAAAAAGCCCGGGTTGAAGCGGCACTGCCGCGCGGCTATCTGCCTATCGAAGGCATCGCAGCCTACGATGCCGCAGTGCAAAAACTGCTGCTGGGCAACGACTCCCCCCTGCTGGCGGCCGGGCAAGTTGTCACCGCCCAGGCGATAGGCGGCACCGGTGCGCTAAAAATCGGTGCCGATTTCCTCAAGCGCGTGAACCCCAATGTCAAAGTCGCCATCAGCGATCCAAGCTGGGAAAATCATCGCGCGCTGTTCGAAGGAGCAGGCTTCGAAGTCGTTGCCTATCCTTACTACGACGCAAAAACAAGCGGCGTCAATTTCGACGCCATGCTCGACGCACTGAACAGCTACGCTGCCGGCACGATCGTGGTGTTGCATGCCTGCTGCCACAACCCAACAGGCGTCGATCTTTCGGCCGAACAGTGGCAACAGGTCGTCGCCGTGGTCAAGGCACGCCAGTTGGTGCCCTTCCTCGATATCGCCTATCAGGGCTTTGGCGAAAACGTCGAAGCGGACGCCGCCGCGGTACGCCTCTTCGCCGCGTCCGGCCTGAATGCCTTTATCTCGTCTTCGTTTTCGAAATCGTTCTCGCTCTATGGCGAGCGCGTTGGTGCGCTGTCAATCATCACAGGCAGCAAAGAAGAAACCGCCCGGGTGCTATCGCAACTCAAACGAGTGATCCGCACGAACTACTCCAACCCGCCAACCCATGGCGGCTCGGTCGTCGCGGCAGTCTTGGGTTCGCCAGAACTGCGCGCGATGTGGGATGCAGAGCTTGGCGAAATGCGCGACCGGATTCGCGCGATGCGCCATGGCCTGGTGGCACGCCTGCAAGCGGCTGGCGTCGCACGTGACTTCAGCTTCGTCAACGCACAGCGCGGCATGTTCTCTTATTCAGGGCTGACAGCCGCGCAGGTAGACCGTCTGCGAGAAGAGTTCGGCATCTATGCCGTGAGCACCGGCCGGATCTGTGTCGCCGCGCTCAATACACGTAACCTGGACGTGGTGGCCAATGCCATTGCCCATGTGCTGAAGTAA